A genomic region of Acidobacteriota bacterium contains the following coding sequences:
- a CDS encoding glycosyltransferase produces the protein MSKAVKSVHITNYYHKNSGGISTSFNNLLAAADRHKREVRLIVPGETESVEDVNEYARIYYVPARYSPVFDKRYRVMMPWQYMLKDTVIRRILLEEMPDIVEVTDKYTLSLLGVMIRTNNFKKLGRPMLVHFSCERMDDNIGSFLTGGKLGKWFARRVIGNYTMPNFDYHIANSTYTAEEFFNSLTTDVNPRRSNWFLNACWRFFKAPRVPVSERIFVCPRGVDIAQYSPKRKSDEIRAEMRKLADIPETATILLYAGRLSPEKNIGLLVDMMKILSQDSENDFRLLVAGAGPQSDWLKKQGDKYAPRKIIQLGHLDKDLLAGFYANADVFVHPNPREPFGIAPLEAMASGVPTLAPNAGGILSYATNDNAWLVEPKGEDFAAAVRQIVSDSSLRVKKVANALATAEQNTRERSTDRLLETYDKMFADFQTRKELFTDIAAAKSFDYIPLTDA, from the coding sequence ATGAGCAAAGCCGTCAAATCGGTCCACATCACGAATTACTACCACAAGAACTCCGGCGGGATCAGTACTTCGTTCAACAATCTGCTCGCCGCTGCCGACCGTCATAAACGCGAGGTACGGCTCATAGTTCCGGGCGAGACCGAATCGGTCGAGGACGTGAACGAGTACGCCAGGATCTATTACGTCCCCGCACGTTATTCACCTGTTTTCGACAAACGGTATCGCGTAATGATGCCGTGGCAGTACATGCTCAAGGACACTGTCATTCGCCGCATTTTGCTTGAAGAAATGCCCGACATCGTCGAGGTCACCGACAAATACACGCTCAGCTTGCTCGGCGTAATGATCCGCACAAACAACTTCAAAAAGCTTGGCCGCCCAATGCTGGTTCATTTTTCATGCGAGCGAATGGACGACAATATCGGATCGTTCCTCACCGGCGGCAAGCTCGGGAAATGGTTCGCTCGGCGAGTGATCGGCAACTACACGATGCCGAATTTTGACTACCACATCGCAAATTCGACCTACACGGCCGAAGAGTTCTTCAATTCGCTAACTACCGATGTAAATCCGCGTAGGTCGAATTGGTTTCTGAACGCATGCTGGCGGTTTTTTAAGGCTCCCCGGGTGCCGGTCTCCGAACGCATCTTTGTCTGCCCACGCGGAGTTGATATCGCCCAGTATTCTCCAAAACGAAAGTCGGACGAGATTCGTGCAGAGATGCGAAAGCTCGCTGACATTCCCGAAACAGCGACGATCCTGCTCTACGCGGGCCGCCTGTCTCCTGAGAAGAATATCGGCCTACTCGTCGATATGATGAAGATATTATCGCAAGACAGCGAGAATGATTTTCGCCTTCTCGTCGCCGGAGCAGGTCCGCAAAGCGATTGGCTGAAAAAGCAGGGCGACAAGTACGCTCCGCGAAAGATCATTCAGCTTGGGCATCTCGATAAAGATCTGCTCGCCGGATTTTATGCGAATGCCGACGTATTTGTTCATCCTAATCCGCGAGAACCGTTCGGCATTGCACCGCTCGAAGCAATGGCGTCAGGCGTGCCGACGCTCGCACCAAATGCCGGCGGCATACTCTCATACGCGACCAATGACAATGCGTGGCTGGTCGAGCCAAAGGGCGAGGACTTCGCCGCCGCTGTCCGCCAGATCGTCAGCGACAGCAGTTTGCGCGTGAAAAAGGTCGCCAACGCACTCGCAACTGCCGAGCAAAACACCCGTGAGCGTTCGACCGACCGTTTGCTCGAGACGTACGATAAGATGTTCGCGGATTTTCAGACTCGAAAGGAACTATTTACCGACATTGCGGCCGCTAAGTCTTTTGACTATATTCCATTAACAGATGCTTGA
- a CDS encoding ABC transporter permease, with protein MLELVFANLKVRPIRTLISVVGVALGVVLVVLFTGLARGMTNDMAKRASNWKAEIVFARAGGMETTSSNMNVSVGYVERLKQIEGVKSVVPVGRYISASSKGRWGIQQIDGVPWAEFAEMNEMRLTAGRAPVAEDEVILDDRQMREEKVSLGDTVDVFGDKHYKVVGVFEPPSGARIKMSLAALQSALEAPNKCTYILVKVKDGADVNAIAAKINEALPGNKINITSDLVIDAGDRIPGLNTFLKVLVGLGAFVSTIFVLLSMYTTITERRKEIGILKSLGASHGFIIKTIEGEALMIGILGIILGFATAFIASQLISRNFELAFEYSLQWTLWAIAIAVGGSLIGALYPAWRASAIDPVEVMVNE; from the coding sequence ATGCTTGAACTCGTATTCGCAAATCTTAAGGTCCGCCCCATCCGCACGCTGATCAGCGTGGTCGGCGTTGCCCTCGGCGTTGTTTTGGTCGTGCTTTTCACCGGCCTTGCACGCGGCATGACCAACGACATGGCTAAGCGTGCGTCGAATTGGAAAGCTGAGATAGTCTTTGCCCGTGCCGGCGGAATGGAGACGACGAGTTCGAATATGAACGTCAGCGTCGGATACGTCGAACGTCTTAAGCAGATCGAAGGCGTAAAGTCGGTCGTGCCAGTTGGGCGTTATATATCGGCAAGTTCAAAAGGGCGTTGGGGAATACAGCAGATCGACGGTGTACCCTGGGCAGAGTTTGCCGAGATGAACGAAATGCGTTTGACTGCAGGACGTGCGCCGGTCGCTGAAGACGAAGTTATCCTCGACGATCGGCAGATGCGTGAGGAAAAGGTCAGCCTTGGAGATACCGTTGACGTCTTCGGCGACAAGCATTACAAGGTCGTTGGTGTTTTCGAACCGCCATCAGGTGCCCGTATCAAAATGTCGCTTGCAGCACTGCAATCTGCACTTGAGGCTCCAAACAAATGCACGTACATCCTTGTCAAAGTGAAAGACGGCGCTGATGTAAATGCGATCGCGGCCAAGATAAACGAAGCTCTTCCAGGCAATAAGATCAATATCACGAGCGATCTCGTCATCGACGCCGGCGACCGAATTCCGGGCCTCAACACATTTCTCAAGGTTCTCGTCGGCCTCGGAGCGTTCGTTTCGACGATCTTCGTACTGCTTTCGATGTACACGACCATCACCGAACGCCGCAAAGAGATCGGTATCCTCAAATCGCTCGGCGCATCGCACGGATTCATTATCAAGACGATCGAAGGCGAAGCACTTATGATCGGCATTCTTGGGATAATTCTTGGCTTTGCGACGGCGTTTATTGCGTCGCAGTTGATAAGCCGCAATTTTGAACTGGCTTTCGAATACAGTCTCCAATGGACACTCTGGGCAATTGCGATCGCTGTCGGCGGCAGTTTGATCGGCGCATTGTATCCGGCGTGGCGCGCATCCGCTATCGATCCTGTCGAAGTGATGGTTAATGAGTAA